A window of Flavobacterium psychrophilum genomic DNA:
CTTTTTTATTGGTATCAATTAAAAGCTCCCATTTTACGATGGGAGCTTTTCGTTTTTTTACTTCAGCCACGACAAATCGCTTTCTGTATTAATCTCTTCGGGTTGCTCTCCCTGGCGGAAGAGCCTCGCCTGCAAATCGCCTTTAAGGGTTATAGTGTCGCCGTGCACTTGCAGCCAGCTTCCTTCGCGAAGCCCGAGTACCGGCTGCGAATTTATTTTGTGGAATTCGTTAATTCGCATTTCGCGTGTTTCGCCCATGTGGGTAGAACCTTCAATTGGGTCAAGGTAATGCGGATTAAGGTTAAACGGTACTAATGCAAGCGTATCAAAGCTCGGCGGATAGATTATAGGCATATCGTTAGTGGTTTGCATGGTTAGTCCGCAAATGTTGCTTCCTGCGCTGCTTCCCAAATATGGAGTTCCGTTATTAACGGCCTGTTGTATGGCCTTCATTACGTTATTCGCGTAAAGCTGCCTTACCAGTAAAAAGGTATTGCCGCCACCGGTAAATATAGCTTCGGCATTGGCAACCGCTTTCGCCGGATTATCAAATTCATGCAGTCCTTTAACGTTTATTCCCAGCGGGGCTAATGTTTGGGCAACCCTTTTGGTGTAGTCATCATGGCTTATGCCGCCCGGCCTTGCGTACGGAACAAACAGCAAGGTGCTGTATCCTGCAAAATGTTCTTTAAGTGTTGGTAGTAAATAGTCAAGGTAAGCGCCTCCGTGTAATGTAGAAGTACTTGCAATAATTAGTTTTTTCATTCGTTTAAATACTATAAGAAGAGGTAAAGTTACAAAGATTTTAATGTGCGGGATGGTATGTTTTTTGATGAATGTAATGTGCACTTGTACTTTTCCGAACAAATAGTCACCTAAATATACCCCTGTTGAAGAATCTGTTTTTATTTATTTCTGTTATTTCAGCATCATTGCTCACAGCTCAGCAACGTGTCCCGTTAAAGGGAAAGATAAAGTCTGATGCCGAAGACCTGGAAGGAATTTATGTAATCAATAAAACAGCCGATCTTTCGGTGGAGACTTCGCGGGGCGGTTATTTTACATTGATGGTAAAACCCAATGATACCATTATATTCTCGGGTATGCAGATAGCCGCAAAGAATATTACACTTACCGAAGAAGATGTAAAATCTGAACTTTGGATTGTTCCTGTAGAAAAATATACCCGCATTCTTGATGAACTTATAATTGTAGACTACAGGCATATTAATTCAGAATCTTTAGGGCTGGTGCCAAAAGGCCAAAAACAGCTTACAATTACAGAGAAAAGGCTTTTTACTTCTAAAGACGGTGTAGATGGCGTAATAAACATGTTTTCCGGACGTACTAAAATGCTAAAAGGTGCCAATGAGGCTGCTAAAAAAGAGCGGATCATGGAGAAAATTAATTATATTTATACTGAGGAAGAGCTTGTTGAGAAATACCATATCCCAAGAGAATACCTTAGGGGTTTTGTGTACTACATTGTGGAAAATGAAAATTTTGCCCGCGCCCTTAAAGATAAAAATGAAACTATGGCAAAATTTCTCATAAGCGGCCTTTCGGTAAAGTACCTTGAGCTGATAAAGGATGAGAAATAAATTAATTTACCTTTTTATACTACTATTGCCTGTGCTTCTTATGGCTCAGGAAAGGCAAACCCTTGAAGGCAGGGTAGTTTCGGGAGCCAATGGCGTACCCGGTGTTTTTATTATAAACAAAACCGCGGGCCTGGAATCTAAAACATCTTCCATTGGTTATTTTAGCATTAAAGCCAAAAAGGGAGATGCAATAATTGTTTACAATTCTAAAATAATAGTGAGGGAGTTTATTCTTACTGCCGAAGCCCTTGCTGCAAATCCATACATAATAACAGTAAACTATAGTGTAGCCGAACTTGATGAGGTGGTTATTACTAAATACGGAAATATTAATGCCGAATCGTTAGGGCTGGTGCCTAAAGGGCAGAAGAAACGTACCGTCGCTGAAAGGAGATTATATACCGCCGGGGCATTTACTGTGGGTACTGTTATTGGTCTTGATCCTATAATAAACGCGATATCGGGGCGTACGCGTATGCTGAAAAGAGCCTATGAAACCGAAAAGCAGGAGACAGTTATAAGTAGCATACGAGCCTCTTTTGATGACGAAGAGATTTCTCAGCAATATAACATTCCCAAGGAGCATGTTGACGGCTTTTTGTTTTACCTCGCCGAAAATAAAGATTTTACTGCCGTCCTTAAACAGGGTAATAAGCAATACGTAGATTTCATGATGATGGAACAGGCCAAAGCATACCTTAAATTACAGCAGGATGGTAAATAAATTACTTTGCTTTTTACTGTTTTTTCTATTTGTGGCAGGCAGCGCTACGGCGCAGTCGCTGCAGGGTAGGGTAATTTCCGGTAAGCAGGGTGTAAGTGATGTATTTGTGATTAATAAAAATACAGGCGCAGAAACTAAAACAAACACTACAGGAAACTTTGTTATACAGGCGAAACCCGGCGAATCTATCGTAGTGTATAATACTAAAATCATGATTCGTGAGTTTATGCTTACAGCAGAGTCGTTTAAAAATATGCCTTACGATGTATCTGTCAATTATCATCCATATCAGTTGGATGAAGTGGTTATCGATAGAAAGATTGATGCTGTTTCTCTCGGCCTTGTGCCAAAGGATCAGCTACAGCTAACAGTAGCAGAACGCAGAATTTATAGCTGTGTTGGTTTTATAAGCCTGGATGTCTTAATAGACCGCCTGACCGGACGTTGGCGAATGTTACAGGCCAATTTGGTAACCGAGAAAAAAGAAATGATGATTGAGGCATTGAGGGGTTTGTATAACGAAGATGAAATTACCAAAGACTATTCTATTCCTAAAGAGCATGTAGATGGCTTTTTATATTATCTGGCAGAGAAAGGAG
This region includes:
- a CDS encoding (alpha)-aspartyl dipeptidase — its product is MKKLIIASTSTLHGGAYLDYLLPTLKEHFAGYSTLLFVPYARPGGISHDDYTKRVAQTLAPLGINVKGLHEFDNPAKAVANAEAIFTGGGNTFLLVRQLYANNVMKAIQQAVNNGTPYLGSSAGSNICGLTMQTTNDMPIIYPPSFDTLALVPFNLNPHYLDPIEGSTHMGETREMRINEFHKINSQPVLGLREGSWLQVHGDTITLKGDLQARLFRQGEQPEEINTESDLSWLK